In the genome of Candidatus Methylacidiphilales bacterium, one region contains:
- the rpsJ gene encoding 30S ribosomal protein S10 — translation MAGTRIRIRLKGFDYRLIDKAASEIAETAVRTGSRVSGPVPLPAKIERYTVNRSPHADKKSMEQFEIRTHKRLIDIVDPSAKTVDELKKLNLPAGVDITIKI, via the coding sequence ATGGCTGGAACGAGAATACGCATCCGTTTGAAAGGTTTTGACTACCGCTTGATCGACAAGGCGGCGTCGGAGATTGCCGAGACGGCGGTCCGCACCGGTTCCCGGGTCTCCGGGCCCGTGCCGTTGCCGGCGAAGATCGAGCGTTACACCGTGAACCGCTCGCCGCATGCCGACAAAAAGAGCATGGAACAATTTGAAATCCGGACCCACAAGAGGCTGATCGATATTGTGGACCCATCCGCCAAGACGGTGGATGAGTTGAAGAAGTTAAACCTGCCCGCGGGCGTGGACATCACGATCAAGATTTAA